A window of Streptomyces gilvosporeus contains these coding sequences:
- a CDS encoding purine-cytosine permease family protein has protein sequence MSAHPRPATDVRATAEDVRPGAAPEEPSGAGRTAAKETLEDYTLRFAPRSYRRWTPMVVATTALGGIAYMADFSIGAGIGLTHGTGNALAAIAVAAAVIFLTGFPLAYYGARYNIDLDLITRGSGFGYYGSVLTSVIFASFTFIFFALEGSIMAQGLSLWPGLPLWLGYLVATLMVIPLVIYGMKALSKLQVWTTPIWLLLMVGPLVYLVSTDPGTVTRFLSYAGSDGGGGGGGGLNTASVLLGAGVCLSLIAQIGEQIDYLRFMPPKTPENRRSWWTAVVMAGPGWVVLGALKQAIGVFLAVYILAEVGPAAATEPIQQFRGAFSAMLPSWLVVPLAVVLVVISQIKINVTNAYSGSLAWTNSVTRLTRHYPGRMAFVLLNLAFALALMETDMFRVLNSLLGFYSNCAIAWVVTVATDIVVNKYLLRLSPQAPEFRRGMLHAVNPVGVVSFVAASGLSIALYFHAFGDALQPYSPVAAALIAFVLTPLMAVVTKGRYYLRRTDDGLAEPLLDPDGNPSAATYACHVCQQPFERPDLAACQAHDAMVCSLCLTTDKTGEHVLPAGASFNGQVMKL, from the coding sequence ATGAGTGCGCACCCACGACCGGCAACGGACGTCCGAGCGACGGCTGAGGACGTCCGTCCCGGAGCCGCGCCCGAGGAACCGTCCGGCGCCGGGCGGACCGCCGCCAAGGAGACCCTGGAGGACTACACCCTCCGCTTCGCGCCCCGCAGTTACCGGCGCTGGACCCCGATGGTGGTGGCGACCACCGCACTCGGCGGCATCGCCTACATGGCCGACTTCTCCATCGGGGCCGGCATCGGCCTCACCCACGGCACCGGGAACGCCCTCGCCGCGATCGCCGTCGCGGCGGCGGTCATCTTCCTCACCGGCTTTCCCCTCGCCTACTACGGCGCCCGCTACAACATCGATCTGGACCTGATCACCCGCGGTTCCGGCTTCGGTTACTACGGCTCGGTCCTGACCAGCGTCATCTTCGCCAGCTTCACCTTCATCTTCTTCGCGCTGGAGGGCTCGATCATGGCGCAGGGCCTGAGCCTGTGGCCCGGGCTGCCGCTGTGGCTGGGATATCTGGTCGCCACCCTGATGGTGATTCCCCTGGTGATCTACGGGATGAAGGCCCTCAGCAAGCTCCAGGTGTGGACCACGCCGATCTGGCTGCTGCTGATGGTGGGCCCGCTGGTGTATCTGGTCTCCACCGACCCCGGCACGGTCACCCGTTTCCTGTCGTACGCCGGGAGCGACGGCGGCGGTGGCGGCGGTGGCGGTCTCAACACCGCCTCGGTGCTGCTGGGTGCGGGCGTATGCCTGTCGCTGATCGCGCAGATCGGCGAGCAGATCGACTATCTGCGCTTCATGCCGCCCAAGACCCCGGAAAACCGCCGCAGTTGGTGGACCGCCGTGGTCATGGCCGGTCCCGGCTGGGTGGTGCTCGGTGCGCTGAAGCAGGCCATCGGGGTGTTCCTGGCGGTATACATCCTCGCCGAGGTGGGGCCCGCCGCGGCCACCGAGCCCATCCAGCAGTTCCGCGGGGCGTTTTCCGCGATGCTGCCCTCCTGGCTGGTGGTTCCGCTGGCGGTGGTCCTGGTCGTGATCAGCCAGATCAAGATCAATGTGACCAACGCCTACTCGGGGTCGCTGGCGTGGACCAACTCCGTCACCCGCCTCACCCGGCACTACCCCGGCCGGATGGCCTTCGTCCTGCTCAACCTGGCCTTTGCGCTGGCGCTGATGGAGACGGACATGTTCCGCGTCCTCAACTCCCTCCTCGGGTTCTACTCCAACTGCGCCATCGCCTGGGTCGTCACCGTCGCCACCGACATCGTCGTCAACAAGTACCTGCTCCGACTCTCCCCGCAGGCGCCCGAGTTCCGCCGGGGCATGCTCCATGCCGTCAACCCCGTGGGCGTGGTGTCGTTCGTCGCTGCCTCCGGCCTCTCGATCGCCCTGTACTTCCACGCGTTCGGCGATGCGCTCCAGCCCTACTCGCCGGTCGCCGCCGCTCTGATCGCCTTCGTCCTCACCCCGCTCATGGCGGTGGTGACCAAGGGCCGCTACTACCTGCGCCGCACCGACGACGGCCTGGCCGAACCGCTCCTCGACCCGGACGGCAACCCCAGCGCCGCCACCTACGCCTGCCATGTCTGCCAGCAGCCCTTCGAACGGCCGGACCTGGCGGCCTGTCAGGCGCATGACGCGATGGTCTGCTCCCTGTGCCTGACCACGGACAAGACGGGGGAGCACGTCCTGCCGGCGGGTGCGTCGTTCAACGGGCAGGTAATGAAGTTGTGA
- a CDS encoding PP2C family protein-serine/threonine phosphatase: protein MSVRRGLVRLDGARRPSPGWLAVPLAIIVLVTVIDINTPPTIHLGPLLIAAPAITASFAGPALTGAIGALAVVAQIVIAVLHGGLTTPNHVAQIAALLVISVLVTLFRYVRDRHQRRLTQVQSVAVAAQQVLLRPLPERIGPLRIAFSYIAAEAEAQIGGDLYAAVPFPGATRLVVGDVRGKGLSAIEEAAVLIGAFRGSAYRHLSLPGIVAHLGNSVYWNNAHLGDGNPASEESFVTALVMDVHHDEPFLTMVNCGHPPPLLLHDDKVQALEVPDPALPLGLSPADESEYDVTTFGFEPGDLLLLYTDGVIEARNRERAFYPLLERVASWNETDPASLVRHLHDDLLRYAGGNLDDDVAIIAVAVPQPGRGTGGGTMAPARPRRGR from the coding sequence ATGAGCGTGCGGCGTGGGCTCGTCCGCCTCGACGGCGCCCGGCGGCCGAGCCCTGGGTGGCTGGCGGTGCCGTTGGCGATCATCGTGCTGGTCACGGTCATCGACATCAACACCCCGCCGACCATCCACCTGGGCCCTCTGCTCATCGCGGCCCCCGCCATCACCGCCTCCTTCGCCGGCCCGGCCCTCACCGGCGCCATCGGGGCCCTGGCCGTGGTGGCCCAGATCGTCATCGCCGTGCTGCACGGCGGGCTGACGACTCCCAACCACGTGGCCCAGATCGCCGCCCTCCTGGTGATCTCCGTCCTGGTGACGCTCTTCCGCTACGTCCGCGACCGGCACCAACGGCGGCTGACCCAGGTGCAGTCGGTGGCCGTCGCGGCACAGCAGGTCCTGCTGCGGCCGCTTCCCGAGCGGATCGGCCCGCTGCGGATCGCCTTCTCCTACATCGCCGCCGAGGCCGAGGCCCAGATCGGCGGCGATCTGTATGCCGCGGTGCCGTTCCCCGGCGCGACCCGCCTGGTCGTCGGCGACGTCCGCGGCAAGGGGCTGTCCGCGATCGAAGAGGCCGCGGTGCTGATCGGGGCCTTCCGGGGGTCCGCGTACCGCCATCTGTCGCTGCCCGGCATCGTGGCGCACCTGGGGAACTCCGTGTACTGGAACAACGCCCACCTCGGGGACGGCAACCCCGCATCGGAGGAGTCCTTCGTCACCGCGCTGGTGATGGACGTCCACCACGACGAGCCCTTCCTCACCATGGTGAACTGCGGCCACCCGCCGCCCCTGCTGCTCCACGACGACAAGGTGCAGGCACTGGAGGTCCCCGATCCCGCGCTGCCGCTGGGTCTGAGCCCCGCGGACGAGAGCGAGTACGACGTCACGACGTTCGGCTTCGAGCCCGGCGATCTCCTGCTCCTCTACACCGACGGCGTGATCGAGGCCCGCAACCGCGAGCGCGCCTTCTACCCGCTGCTCGAACGCGTCGCCTCATGGAACGAGACCGACCCGGCGTCCCTCGTCCGGCATCTCCACGACGACCTGCTGCGGTATGCCGGGGGAAACCTGGACGACGACGTGGCCATCATCGCGGTCGCGGTACCGCAGCCCGGACGGGGGACGGGAGGGGGCACGATGGCTCCCGCGCGGCCTCGGCGGGGGCGGTGA
- a CDS encoding Type-2Aa cytolytic delta-endotoxin — protein sequence MADQPTTGKTTFRTVFDVGPDALEQAQGIADTFQHAIAPATVNFDFGEISRVASGIPDSSTVKIVRGWGLQETAPVGVMVLSLREAVRQALTHPFANPVFWEKAEAALTDAFLGLDGQEGTHLSFYGDDPDSTSYYYNLLFALQDEETEGFVHALAFCIDVTVALPAAQAHALTLDDVAPYAIRLNALAVRQGRTGPVAA from the coding sequence ATGGCCGATCAGCCCACCACCGGGAAGACGACCTTCCGGACCGTCTTCGATGTGGGCCCCGACGCCCTGGAGCAGGCGCAGGGCATAGCCGACACGTTCCAGCACGCGATCGCACCGGCGACCGTGAACTTCGACTTCGGGGAGATCAGCCGGGTGGCGAGCGGCATCCCGGACAGCTCGACGGTCAAGATCGTCCGCGGCTGGGGCCTCCAGGAGACCGCGCCCGTCGGCGTCATGGTGCTCTCCCTGCGCGAGGCCGTCCGCCAGGCGCTGACGCACCCCTTCGCCAACCCCGTCTTCTGGGAGAAGGCGGAGGCCGCGCTCACCGACGCCTTCCTCGGCCTCGACGGGCAGGAGGGCACCCACCTCTCGTTCTACGGAGACGATCCCGACAGCACGAGCTACTACTACAACCTCCTGTTCGCGCTCCAGGACGAGGAGACCGAGGGCTTCGTCCACGCCCTCGCCTTCTGCATCGATGTCACCGTCGCCCTCCCCGCGGCACAGGCTCACGCGCTGACCCTCGACGACGTCGCCCCGTACGCGATCCGGCTGAACGCGCTCGCCGTACGGCAGGGACGGACGGGTCCGGTGGCGGCCTGA
- a CDS encoding PP2C family protein-serine/threonine phosphatase: MRRPDHGRPAGGRVVLLDHNGFEVIRPPAWMRWLPAAFVAAVLLLEPLTPTPWPVSFMLIALPVTAAFTLGPVSVAAVTVGAVVLEGVIAGTPCCTGRNIHQLWEGHHIAAYIATTLVGILGVALAAHRQRQERHLVRAHSVAEALMRTLLRPVPHQVGRVLAAGLYRSGEVGTMVGGDLYDIRATESGERAIIGDVRGKGLKAVRTVAGILGAFREAVHDQGDLRAVALRMERSVLREAEDVRDDELFVTAALVEYDAEARQVTIVNHGHVEPVLISRGEVRALAGPPALPLGLSRLCGERPVAYRHPVGPGDVLLLCTDGLVEARDHTGAFYPLLDRLRARFADGPAPCPSDVIDFLNTDLPHHTRAVHDDVAILALAPADGG; encoded by the coding sequence ATGAGACGCCCCGACCACGGCCGGCCCGCCGGCGGGCGCGTGGTGCTGCTGGACCACAACGGCTTCGAGGTGATCCGGCCGCCCGCGTGGATGCGCTGGCTGCCGGCCGCGTTCGTCGCGGCGGTCCTGCTGCTCGAACCGCTGACGCCCACCCCGTGGCCGGTCAGCTTCATGCTGATCGCCCTGCCGGTGACCGCCGCCTTCACCCTCGGCCCGGTGAGCGTCGCCGCCGTCACGGTCGGCGCCGTCGTCCTGGAGGGTGTCATCGCCGGCACCCCCTGCTGCACCGGCCGCAACATCCACCAGCTGTGGGAAGGCCACCACATCGCCGCGTACATCGCCACCACCCTGGTCGGCATCCTCGGTGTGGCACTGGCCGCCCACCGCCAGCGCCAGGAACGGCACCTGGTGCGCGCCCACTCGGTGGCCGAGGCCCTGATGCGCACGCTGCTCCGCCCGGTGCCGCACCAGGTGGGGCGGGTGCTTGCGGCCGGTCTCTACCGGTCCGGCGAGGTCGGCACCATGGTGGGCGGCGACCTCTACGACATCCGGGCCACCGAGTCCGGTGAGCGCGCCATCATCGGCGATGTCCGTGGCAAGGGGCTCAAGGCCGTCCGCACCGTCGCCGGGATCCTCGGCGCCTTCCGCGAGGCCGTCCACGACCAGGGGGACCTGCGGGCCGTGGCGCTGCGGATGGAGCGCAGTGTGCTCCGCGAAGCCGAAGACGTCCGCGACGACGAGCTGTTCGTCACCGCCGCCCTGGTCGAATACGACGCCGAGGCCCGGCAGGTGACGATCGTCAACCACGGGCATGTCGAACCCGTCCTGATCTCCCGGGGCGAGGTGCGGGCCCTGGCCGGGCCGCCCGCCCTGCCCCTCGGCCTGAGCCGCCTGTGCGGCGAGCGGCCCGTCGCCTACCGCCACCCCGTCGGCCCCGGTGACGTCCTCCTGCTCTGCACCGACGGTCTGGTCGAGGCCCGGGACCACACCGGCGCCTTCTACCCGCTCCTGGACCGGCTCCGCGCCCGCTTCGCCGACGGCCCCGCCCCCTGCCCGTCCGACGTCATCGACTTCCTCAACACGGACCTTCCGCACCACACCCGCGCCGTCCACGACGATGTGGCCATCCTCGCCCTCGCCCCCGCGGACGGCGGGTAG
- a CDS encoding DUF72 domain-containing protein, with protein sequence MTVVLGTSGWQYKDWRGVLYPPDRPQRLWLEEYARQFATVESNAAFYRLPEEKTFADWRDRTPDGFVMAVKASRYLTHIKRLRAPEEPVARLMAHAACLGPRLGPVLLQLPPTLHADAGLLDDCLGCFPVGTRVAVEPRHDSWWTAGIRTVLERRGAALCWADRGSRPVTPLWRTTDWGYLRFHEGRAAPWPRYGRQALASWARRIADAWPDRADVYTYFNNDPGGAAVLDAARFARAVAATGRSVTRAPGGDRPPP encoded by the coding sequence ATGACCGTTGTCCTGGGAACCTCCGGCTGGCAGTACAAGGACTGGCGCGGCGTGCTCTACCCGCCGGACCGGCCGCAGCGGCTGTGGCTGGAGGAGTACGCGCGGCAGTTCGCCACCGTCGAGAGCAACGCCGCCTTCTACCGGCTGCCCGAGGAAAAGACCTTCGCCGACTGGCGGGACCGCACCCCGGACGGCTTTGTGATGGCCGTCAAGGCCAGCCGCTATCTGACGCACATCAAGCGGCTGCGCGCACCGGAAGAGCCGGTCGCACGCCTGATGGCGCACGCCGCCTGCCTCGGCCCCCGGCTCGGGCCCGTACTGCTCCAACTGCCGCCCACGCTGCATGCGGACGCCGGGCTGCTGGACGACTGCCTCGGGTGCTTTCCCGTGGGGACGCGGGTGGCCGTCGAGCCCCGGCACGACTCGTGGTGGACCGCCGGGATCCGTACGGTGCTGGAGCGCCGCGGCGCCGCGCTGTGCTGGGCGGACCGCGGATCCCGGCCCGTGACGCCGCTGTGGCGGACCACCGACTGGGGCTATCTGCGCTTTCACGAGGGCCGCGCCGCACCCTGGCCGCGCTACGGACGGCAGGCGCTGGCCAGTTGGGCCCGGCGGATCGCCGACGCCTGGCCGGACCGGGCGGACGTCTACACGTACTTCAACAACGACCCGGGCGGCGCGGCCGTCCTCGACGCCGCCCGCTTCGCCCGCGCCGTTGCGGCCACGGGCCGTTCGGTGACCCGCGCGCCGGGCGGAGACCGGCCGCCCCCTTGA
- a CDS encoding trypsin-like serine peptidase has translation MSRPSAVRAVTALLSVGLLLGLPLTALNGPPAHAAGIRGRTAASEDDAYWTARRMADAKPVSAKGSSRAARATADPVPPSHPFDGLPQVGTFFWTDGSNTGRFCGGTVVRSPRRNLVVTAGHCLRSPDPKRHLSFVPQYHDGLKPYGIFPVDRIYIDQRYYDLGTGAGARWDYAVVRLAAREDGAEVEDETGGYDLVPYPGYRHPEVRLIGYPGNSDTTHPKPLDCTSSTHRYTSTDPGAPGDFLEIACAGYIGGTSGGPFLVSDWTGTALIGVIGGYHTGGDFPDVSYSSYFTLDTLALYLHALRGDIPAAPR, from the coding sequence ATGAGCAGACCGTCTGCCGTACGCGCCGTCACCGCCCTGCTGTCCGTCGGCCTGTTGCTCGGGCTGCCGCTCACGGCGCTGAACGGGCCGCCCGCGCACGCCGCCGGGATCCGGGGGCGCACGGCGGCTTCGGAGGACGACGCGTACTGGACGGCACGGCGGATGGCGGACGCCAAACCCGTCTCCGCCAAGGGGAGTTCGCGGGCCGCGCGCGCGACGGCCGACCCCGTTCCGCCGAGCCATCCCTTCGACGGGCTCCCGCAGGTCGGCACGTTCTTCTGGACGGACGGCAGCAACACCGGCCGGTTCTGCGGCGGAACGGTCGTCCGCAGCCCGCGCCGCAACCTGGTCGTCACCGCCGGGCACTGCCTCCGTTCGCCCGACCCCAAACGGCATCTGTCGTTCGTGCCGCAGTACCACGACGGCCTCAAACCGTACGGGATCTTCCCCGTCGACCGGATCTACATCGACCAGCGGTACTACGACCTCGGCACGGGCGCCGGGGCGCGCTGGGACTACGCCGTCGTACGGCTCGCGGCGCGCGAGGACGGGGCGGAGGTGGAGGACGAGACCGGCGGCTACGACCTCGTTCCGTACCCGGGCTACCGCCACCCCGAGGTACGGCTCATCGGCTACCCCGGCAACAGCGACACCACCCACCCCAAGCCGCTGGACTGCACCTCCTCCACCCACCGCTACACCAGCACGGACCCGGGCGCCCCGGGCGACTTCCTGGAGATCGCCTGCGCGGGCTATATCGGCGGCACCTCCGGCGGTCCCTTCCTGGTCAGCGACTGGACCGGCACCGCGCTGATCGGCGTGATCGGCGGCTATCACACGGGCGGCGACTTCCCCGACGTCTCCTACAGCTCGTACTTCACGCTCGACACGCTGGCCCTCTATCTGCACGCCCTGCGCGGCGACATCCCGGCCGCGCCGCGCTGA
- a CDS encoding peptidoglycan-binding protein, with protein MDLGDHAPCDTGFPPKAIAHITADRDDATAAHPKDLVPFANLQALFTGGKREMAPHILWSPFTGTFAQFFPATSRSKSLLDKQGGTRTNRAGKVVLQVEALFFPFCRVNGEVFATLADTPCKGWPELNGWVRSWGVPDVFPMGHPHGFTSNRSEQIWETKGGWYAHAHVPENDHVDPGSWPEFVAAEPFPGAAFFHTGQKSPVIAAMHRRLVAEGCNRYTADDVLDVWEPDDVKSYAAWQQKLGFSGSDADGTPGASSWEQLQVPHLV; from the coding sequence GTGGACCTCGGCGATCACGCGCCGTGCGACACCGGTTTTCCGCCGAAGGCGATCGCGCACATCACGGCGGACCGCGATGACGCCACGGCGGCGCACCCGAAGGATCTGGTGCCGTTCGCCAATCTCCAGGCATTGTTCACCGGTGGCAAGAGGGAAATGGCGCCGCATATCCTGTGGAGTCCCTTCACCGGTACATTCGCCCAGTTCTTCCCCGCCACGTCACGGTCCAAATCCCTTTTGGACAAGCAGGGCGGTACGCGAACCAATCGCGCCGGCAAGGTCGTCCTTCAGGTCGAGGCGCTGTTCTTCCCGTTCTGCCGGGTCAATGGCGAGGTATTCGCCACACTGGCCGACACCCCGTGCAAGGGATGGCCCGAACTCAATGGCTGGGTGCGTTCCTGGGGAGTTCCGGACGTCTTTCCCATGGGCCATCCCCACGGTTTCACGTCGAATCGCTCCGAGCAGATATGGGAGACCAAGGGCGGCTGGTACGCGCATGCGCACGTACCCGAGAACGACCATGTGGATCCCGGATCCTGGCCGGAGTTTGTGGCCGCCGAACCGTTCCCCGGTGCGGCGTTCTTCCACACCGGACAGAAATCGCCGGTCATCGCGGCCATGCACCGCCGACTGGTCGCCGAGGGCTGCAACCGGTACACGGCCGACGATGTTCTCGACGTCTGGGAACCGGATGACGTGAAGTCCTACGCCGCCTGGCAGCAGAAGCTCGGTTTCTCGGGCAGCGACGCCGACGGCACTCCCGGCGCATCCAGCTGGGAGCAGCTGCAAGTGCCCCATCTCGTGTGA
- a CDS encoding transglycosylase SLT domain-containing protein, producing the protein MTHTPRPTQPALGAEMVTLFNVRFGKQNGDVKTLQEALIATHFTLPKGATGTFDDQTRSAYADWQKSLGFHGPDADGFPGCDSLTKLGHKAGFAVDCRNPGAISVNSVSFAKNHGIAQNIDTAREFAQQACTLTGAPSTWVTGVGNDANILTLILRESSYNPNAVNKTDDNAHGPLQSDGAPFNCSRGYAQVIAPTFAEFHQADTSDQIYDPVANIAAAFNYIWSRYGDISRVQQANPHLKPHGF; encoded by the coding sequence GTGACGCACACACCTCGTCCGACACAACCCGCCTTAGGAGCCGAGATGGTTACCCTTTTCAACGTCCGGTTCGGCAAGCAGAACGGCGATGTGAAGACCCTTCAAGAAGCCCTGATCGCCACCCATTTCACCCTTCCCAAGGGCGCCACGGGCACGTTCGACGACCAGACCAGGTCCGCGTACGCCGACTGGCAGAAGTCGCTCGGATTCCACGGCCCGGATGCCGATGGATTCCCCGGCTGCGATTCCCTGACAAAGCTCGGCCACAAAGCGGGATTCGCGGTGGACTGCCGGAATCCGGGGGCCATCTCCGTCAACTCGGTGAGCTTTGCGAAAAACCACGGGATCGCCCAGAACATCGACACTGCCCGCGAATTCGCCCAACAGGCATGCACGCTGACCGGCGCCCCGTCGACCTGGGTGACCGGGGTCGGAAACGATGCGAATATACTGACCCTGATCCTCCGGGAGTCCTCCTACAATCCCAACGCGGTGAACAAGACCGACGACAATGCGCACGGGCCCCTTCAGTCCGACGGGGCACCGTTCAACTGTTCGCGCGGTTATGCCCAGGTCATCGCCCCGACGTTCGCCGAGTTCCACCAGGCGGACACGTCCGATCAGATCTACGATCCGGTGGCGAACATAGCGGCGGCGTTCAACTACATCTGGAGCAGATACGGCGACATCTCACGCGTCCAGCAGGCGAATCCGCATCTCAAGCCCCACGGCTTCTGA
- a CDS encoding ATP-binding protein, whose protein sequence is MSPWRVRTLDEGDLDQVVRIWEESRDTTADPAVSLAEVVSALQADMPAVVAVVGTQVVGAAVSSVAQERGWVLRLAIARQWRHHGIGSALLAALEERLARVGVRRIGALLPEGEVGEDAFRNSGYTGRPDLSYFEKLLTADSAEATVLDQLDGAVPEDGLWGRIAGMTAEKTLIERRLVLPLENPEVARLYQLVPPRAVVLFGPPGTGKTTFARAVASRLRWPFIEVFPYQLADEAHGVAAGLRRLFARVEHLQEAVLFFDEAEEIASERQDPTSLAHRVTNELLKLIPQFRRGDRRLLICATNAVRSLDPAFLRPGRFDYLIPVGPPDAEARRAIWIRYIGPDRAAGVELDALVEASDRFTPADIEYAARTAAQTAFERHLSADPQEPPDSTRLTGDYLQAIAGTRTSLSEEDIRAFDHDLRSAARV, encoded by the coding sequence GAGGGCGACCTCGACCAGGTGGTGCGCATCTGGGAGGAATCGCGGGACACCACCGCGGATCCCGCCGTGAGCCTCGCGGAGGTGGTGAGCGCCCTACAGGCGGATATGCCCGCTGTGGTGGCCGTGGTGGGGACGCAGGTCGTCGGCGCGGCGGTCTCCTCCGTCGCACAGGAGCGGGGCTGGGTGCTTCGGCTGGCCATCGCCCGTCAGTGGCGCCACCACGGCATCGGATCGGCCCTGCTGGCCGCCCTGGAGGAGCGTCTGGCGCGGGTGGGGGTACGTCGCATCGGGGCGCTGCTGCCGGAGGGCGAGGTCGGCGAAGACGCCTTCCGGAATTCCGGATACACCGGCCGGCCGGACCTGAGCTACTTCGAGAAACTGCTGACCGCGGATTCGGCCGAGGCCACCGTGCTCGACCAGCTCGACGGGGCGGTGCCGGAGGACGGCCTGTGGGGGCGCATCGCGGGGATGACCGCGGAGAAGACGCTGATCGAGCGCCGGCTGGTGCTGCCGCTCGAGAACCCCGAGGTCGCGCGGCTCTACCAGCTGGTGCCACCGCGGGCCGTGGTGCTCTTCGGCCCCCCGGGCACGGGCAAGACCACGTTCGCACGGGCGGTGGCCTCCCGGCTGCGCTGGCCGTTCATCGAGGTGTTCCCGTACCAGCTCGCCGACGAGGCGCACGGGGTGGCGGCGGGGCTGCGACGGCTGTTCGCCCGCGTCGAGCATCTTCAGGAGGCCGTGCTGTTCTTCGACGAGGCGGAGGAGATCGCCTCCGAACGGCAGGATCCGACGAGTCTGGCCCACCGGGTGACCAACGAACTGCTCAAACTCATCCCGCAGTTCCGGCGGGGCGACCGCCGGCTGCTGATCTGCGCGACCAATGCGGTGCGTTCGCTGGACCCGGCCTTTCTGCGGCCGGGACGGTTCGACTATCTGATCCCGGTCGGCCCGCCGGACGCCGAGGCCCGCCGGGCCATTTGGATCCGTTACATCGGGCCGGACCGGGCGGCGGGTGTCGAGCTGGATGCGCTGGTCGAGGCCAGCGACCGCTTCACCCCCGCGGACATCGAGTACGCGGCACGCACCGCCGCCCAGACCGCCTTCGAGCGCCACCTGTCGGCCGACCCGCAGGAACCCCCGGATTCCACCCGGCTGACCGGCGATTACCTCCAGGCCATCGCCGGTACGCGTACCTCGCTCAGCGAGGAGGACATCCGGGCCTTCGACCATGACCTGCGGTCGGCGGCCCGGGTCTGA